The Acidobacteriota bacterium genome segment AACACCGAGTCCGTCAACCAGATCTGGTACCTCCACCGCGCCCGCAGCTGCGCCGGTGTCGGCACCTATTCCAGCGACCCCGCCGCCAACGAGAGCCGCAACACCGGCATCGAATCCAGTCCCAACGCCTGCCCCTGACGCGGCGCCATCACGTCGACAGGCAGTCCCCGCCCCCGGGTCGCGCTCCGCGCGACCCGGGCGGGACTCGCCGGGCACCGGGGATCCGCTCGATGCCTCGAGATCGTTCCACCGGAAAGCACACCATTCGAGCCGCGCGCATCGACCGCCTACAATACGCCGACGTGAGCGCTGCCGACTCCCATGACCCCGCCGCGAAGGTGCGCTGGCTGCCGATGTTCGCGGTGGCCGGGGGCCATTTCGTCCACGATGTCTACTTCGCCTTCTTCGCGCCCCTGTTGCCCCTGCTCCGCGAGCGCCTGGCCCTCAGCTACGCGGATGCGGGCTGGCTGGCGGCGCTGATCCAGCTTCCCGCCCTGGCCAACCCCTTGCTGGGCTACCTCGCCGACCGGGGCGGGGGCCGCTGGCTGATGGTGGCCGCGCCGTCCGTGGCCGCGGCGTCGATGAGCCTGATCGGGCTCGCGCCGAGCCGACTCGCCCTCGGGGGCCTGCTGCTGATCGCCGGTGTCGGATCGGCCTTCTGGCACGTCCCCGCTCCCGTGCGCCTGGCCCGGGAGGCCGGGGGGCGCAAGGGAACGGCCATGTCCCTGTTCATGGTGGCCGGCGAGGGAGCACGTACGGTGGGGCCCCTGCTGGCCCTGGCCGTGGTGGGCCTGGCGGGCCCCGCCGGGCTGACCGCGCTGATGCCCTTCGGGCTGCTGACCTCCGCCCTGCTGGCCTTCGTCACCCGGGACCGCAGGGGTCTCCACCGCCGCGCCGCGACGGCCGCCGCGGCGGCACCCGCCGAGTCGTGGCGTCCCCTGGCACGGCTGTTCGCGGCGGTGAGCCTGGTGATCGGAGGCCGGGCTTTCCTGGTCGGCTCCCTGGCCACCTACCTCCCCTCCTACGTGGTGGAGCGGGGCGGATCGCTCTGGCTTGGCGGCGCGGCCCTGGCGATTCTCCAGGGCGCCGGCGCGGTGGGCGCCCTGTCGAGCGGTACCCTCAGCGACCGCATCGGCCGGCGGCGCATCCTCTTCGCCGTCGCCCTGGCCTCTCCACTGGCCCTGTTCGGCCTGGCCCGCAGCGGGCCGGGGCTGATGGTGCCCCTGCTGGTGCTGCTCGGCTTGCTCACCTTCTCCACCAATCCGCCCCTGCTGGCCCTGGTCCAGGAGTCGGCGGGCTCCCGGCCGGCGGTGGCCAACGGGATCTTCATGACCCTGGGCTTCACCCTGCGCTCCGCGGCCCTGGTCTTGGTCGGCCGGCTCGGCGACACCCTGGGGCTGGTACGCGCCTTCGAGATCGCGGCCTTCGCCGCCCTGCTGGCGGTGGCCGGCGTGCTGGCACTGCCACGCCCGACCGACGGAGGCGTCCCCCGATGAGCCGCCGGCGCCCCTTCGAACAACACCGGGAACTGGCCCGTACCGTGGCCGGGGCCCTCACCACCGTCCCCCTCGAAGGTCAGACATGGCTGGTGGTGGATGACGAGGGAGACCAGCTCGGCCCGGCCCTCGAGGCCGCCGGTGCCCGGGTCCGGCGCTGGTGGCGCTGGGCCTTCGGGGGCCTTCCGGCCCGCCCCTGGCCCCCGGCGGGCCGCTGGCAGGGAGTGGTCCTGCGCCTGCCCCGGGACAGAAGCGTGCTGGACATGCAACTCCACCTTCTCTGCCCGACCCTCGAGGCCGGCGGGCGCCTGGTGGCCTGGGGGGCCAACGACGAGGGAGCCCGCAGCGCCGGCGGCGTGCTCGAAGCCTTCTTCGACCAGGTGCGCCCGGTCGCCTCCCGGGCCCACGGGCGCGTTTTCGAGGCGCGGCGTCCCCGACCCGCCGAACATC includes the following:
- a CDS encoding MFS transporter, coding for MPRDRSTGKHTIRAARIDRLQYADVSAADSHDPAAKVRWLPMFAVAGGHFVHDVYFAFFAPLLPLLRERLALSYADAGWLAALIQLPALANPLLGYLADRGGGRWLMVAAPSVAAASMSLIGLAPSRLALGGLLLIAGVGSAFWHVPAPVRLAREAGGRKGTAMSLFMVAGEGARTVGPLLALAVVGLAGPAGLTALMPFGLLTSALLAFVTRDRRGLHRRAATAAAAAPAESWRPLARLFAAVSLVIGGRAFLVGSLATYLPSYVVERGGSLWLGGAALAILQGAGAVGALSSGTLSDRIGRRRILFAVALASPLALFGLARSGPGLMVPLLVLLGLLTFSTNPPLLALVQESAGSRPAVANGIFMTLGFTLRSAALVLVGRLGDTLGLVRAFEIAAFAALLAVAGVLALPRPTDGGVPR